CCCACAGGGACAATTATttaaaagtattattatttaaaagttattattatttaaaagttatatatatatatatatatatatatatatatatatatatatatatatatatatattaactttGTTAATATTGTTGTAACTTTGTTAAAATACCATAAGAGAACAATACAATCTCAGAGACTGAAAAACAGTCTTCAATAACTGTTACGTGGGTTATGTtgagcatcatcatcatattcTGTTTCTTTGTTGTGCAAAAAAGAAACCAACTGGCTGTTGTTGTAAACATAAACCAAACAAAGCGGAGAACACAACGTTATTATTAGCTTAATTCTATCACCCACCCATCATGAAAATATCATCATAAATGTTACCAATGAAGCATGAATCACTGCAGCTGTTTGAAAATGTGTGACTCTGAATCGAACCGTTCACCTGCTGGtttgctcagtaggtggcgctcttggtttaaaaacgaCGTGAGGTGGTTGATGATTGTTTCTCGAGGCCTCATCGGCGCTAGTTTTCACAAAATGTTGCTTTGTCTCAGTGATTATTGAACAATACTTTCATTCATTGTCGGCTGGATTTCAGCAAAGTTCAAATCTCAAGAGGCGTTTGGGTCACGTGCTCCTTCGCAAGGAGCgtcaatcattttttttttcttttccatcagTTGATTCTGTGGACGAAGGTCCCTGATGCTCGTCTGATTCTACATGACGGTCCTCCgtgttgttttgttccttttAACGATGTCAGGTGAGCGTTGAGCCTCTGACCGCAAAGTACGCGGCGCCATTCTGATGAAATGTCGCTCTTTCTAGGCAGGTCGTCTGCCTCACTGGACAGAAGCATCATTTTTGCTGCTGTTCAAGGTATTGGGTTTGTGACATCACACTTGAATATAGTTTAGTGAAATGTCCGGACTATAAAACGCGACTTCTTTCTCacggtctctctctctctctctctctctctctctctctctctctctctctctctctctctctctctatatatatatatatatatatatatatatatatatatatatatatatatataaacaaatccacacgcacaaacactgtTATGCACATGGAAACAGCCTGAGGTTCTGGATGAGAATAAGTGGGACTCCGTTTTTTCTTTCAGGTCCAGTCACCGGGTCCGTTCCTATCTTGAACGCCACAGAAGGAACCGGGTCGGAGTCCGGGTCAGGTACAATTTTGTCAACAGTCCATTTGTTATCCTGCCCAAATATCACATTTCTGCCTCCAAAAAAAAGTCGGATCCCAATGTAGTTTTAATCGGCGCCGTGTCCTTTCTTGGTAGGAGACGAGTATGTCTACACtgatgacggtgatgatgatggttatgatgatgatgacggtggtgaagaaggtgagcatcagaatcagaatttaatttattgccatggtcagtggggagcccaccaactaggaaagtgttttggaataaagtgctgacagaataaaataaaataaaataaaataaacaacgaaggctgatcacaaaaaaaggggaagaagctgttcctgtgacgggaggttctggtctggatggaccgtagcctcctgccagagggaagaggaacaaacagtccatgaccagggtgagaagagtCGGCATGTGCATATCGCAGATTTCTTCAATATGTTGACACGCAAGTTGTTTACTGACGTCATACAACGTGTTTGAATGTTTGACTTCAACCAAGATGAAGTGATTTACGAGCAGGGACATGATCTGTTGTGAAAGTAACTGGAACAATGACATATATGATCTTCCCCCTCACGCTTTCCAAAGTATATCCACAGTACACGGAAGATCCACTGTTAAAGTAACGGCTCCCAACGTTTTGTTTCGGTTCAGATAGACTCGATGGATCAGCCAGTGTTGGACACTTTTACTTGCTACTTCACGCTGTCTGAATcggaatcagaatagaatttattgccatggtcggtgggggttccaccaactaggaaagtgcttcgaaataaagtgctgttaatgaaataaaataaaataaaataaaacaaagtctgATCACGTCGTGGACAAACACACGCGATTATATTTCAAACCCCACGTGTTTatcagaaaacagaaaagctaAATATGAGTTCGATGATTgtattgtttcattattttggtTCGGTTTGGATCACATTCTCTCTCACGTGATAGAAGCGGTCAAGAATGTGATTCTTTTTCCCTGTGAATAATGCAACGATCCCCCCCTGTTGTGCAGATGATTCCAGTTACGGTCCCATCAGAATCCTGGGTGAGTTCATCTTTGGTTCCTTCCAACCGTGTGGAGTCAGAGCTGTGCAGTACAATGTTAATAACACGCATGTAGTCGTCTAGTTGTAGCAGTTGTGGAGGGCTTCCTGTCTTCTACACACACAGTGTATTCCAACATCAGTTTCCTCTCTGCTTGTATGTCGCAGGCCTCACGCTGGTGGCCATTGCAAGCGTGGTTCTCTGCAGCACTCTGCTCACTGgactctttctctcccttgtcTTCTTCTGGAGGCATCAACTCGGCTGTAGGTCCAATtgttttgaacagtccaaacgACTAGTAGACTGAACACTAACTGAAACTGTGTGTACGACACACAGTGGTGGAAGCCTTCAGAGACTTCACCGTCATGAACATCGAGGTAAAATCAAATTGCCGTTCAACTATCAACGCAAAAAATTCCACTCATGGTCTTGGTGATATGGTGGCACCAATGTTGAGAAATGAATATCAATTCAGGATATTATACGTATATATACgttggtacctcggttctcgaccacagacggccattcgacaagcgatttgttcgaaatctgaatggatttttcctattacaatgaatggaaaaagaaataatgcgttccaagccttaaaacaggcttttgtaggagtgaatgtagagtgtctgctgcaggtgcgctgttcctctatgtgtgtggccgctgcatgtgggaggggttgccgagtgagtgacgtctctctccagaagtgaagaggtgcccggtgcgtgtccagctctgaatgtgcgcttctgtgcagtttggctgtgacaaagtcataaaccaagtcacgctctgtcccagactcgcctcatccctgtcccagctccagcccacaacaggacatcaaaccctggaggagaggtgtggagagcgagcacctcccctgtgacgctctaccacggtccagtgtggagacaggaaaggttttacacctcaatatgaagaaaaaacagccagtaaatgtagctaacggaacacgtctgtatacagaggctgcgttatacacaataacaaagcgcgttgcgggtcagctggtcggtccgcgcacgttatgttttttcccggcttttttcgggggcgtttgagttctggattttagttcgaaatctgaagcaaaaattttttgttcgaactccgatttgttcgaattccgggacattcaaaaaccgaggtgccactgtatatgtatatatccaTAAGGTCAGCCTCTGACAAAACAGGCAGCTGGTTTCCCCGCAGATCTCTGACCAGCAGCACGACCGCCTCCACTTCAGCCATGTTTATTGACGACGGAGCTGGAGGTGGAATGAGCGGCACTTTTGACATGtcaggaaaccagagtgtttcCAGTTCTGGTGCGGCACTTCCATTCTGATGGTGTCTGTGTGACGGTGAGAGCCCTGGTGCTGGATCCAACACCGCGAGTGACCAAGGTCGATCCAAGGGAACAGAAGGACCACGGCTGACCCACGTCACACGCACAGAATGACAACAAGGACTCCTACACAGGTCCATGTTGCAGCGTCGACCAGAGGTGTCCGGCTGACCCACAAGAGGGTCAGCAACCAATCAGGCGTCCGCTCCAGCAGAGGACTGACCAGCAGCTGGTGCCACTCTTCAGACGCCTGACTGGTGAGGAGGTGCTTCCTGCCTCTCCACCGTGCGACTGGTCCACAGtctgctgctctcaccacacCAGCGGATGAAACAGCTTGGTTCCGTCTCAAATGTCTTTGGAACGACGGTCATGAACACAGATAATAAAGCAAGAGTGTGAAGCACAGGTTTATTTGGGCCCGCGCTTGTGTCCGAGCCCCTCCTGCTAGGAGTGACGGAGAGCGAGTTGACTTCCTGTCACAGTTCAACAGGCTTGTCTCAGGGTCTCAGGGCATCATGCGGATGGCTCCGTCCAGCCGGATCACCTCTCCGTTGATCATGGGGTTCTCAGCCAGGGACGTCACCATGTGAGCAAACTCGGCGGGGTCTCCCAGGCGAGAGGGGAAGGGCACCTGCCGAGCCAGGAACGTCTGCACCTTCTCAGGAAGGCTGGCGAGGAGAGGCGTCGAGAAGAGACCTGGACGAGAGCACCGCCAACAGGTTAACCACCTTCAGTCATCCAGTCGAGTCATCGAGTCAAAGACGCAATTTGAAGGAGCAAATGCAATCCAAACACCGACGCCAACTTGTGTGAGGGAGCTAGCAACTCGGTCACCAAGCACAGAAGAAGGGACGTGTCAATGGTTCTTTGAGGAAGAAAGGGCTTCAGTTAGTCCCTGTCACCAAGCCGTGACTGGGGTTTGTCAGAACCAGGGGTCTGACGGAGCTCGACTGGCTGCTCTGACTCTGTCCAGACTCGTGTCAGCCGCACAGGATGCACCTGGAGGAGCCAggcactgccccctgctggctgccGATGGTTGCTCACCCATTTCTCAGGATAAGCTCCATCCTCCGGGGAGAGAAGAGGCTAGAGGCAGCGACAAGAACTGAAGAGTTCTTGATACTAACCAGGCGCTATGGTGACAACCCGGATCCCCATGGGCGCCAGGTCTCGGGCGATGGGCAGCGTCATGCAGACGATGCCTCCTTTAGAGGCCGAGTACGCCGCTTGACCAACCTGCACCAAGGTTTGACATGAATACGGGAAGCGACTCTTGGGCTCAGAGCTTGTCAGTAACCTGTCCGTCGAATGCTGCCACGCTCGCCGTGTTGATGATGCAGCCTCTGTGTCCGTCGGCGTCGGGTTCGTTCTTCCCCATCTCCCCCACAGCCAGCCGAATCACGTTGAAGGTCCCGGCGATGTTGAcctgcagaggagcagctgagCGGTGAGCGCCGTCTCGCCGGCGTCACGCTGACTGACTGCGCGTCCAGCTCACATTGATGACCCTCTGGAAGTCCTCCAGGTTGTGAGGAACATCCTTCTTAAAGTTGTATGTTTTGGCGGCGACGGCAATACCCGCACAATTGACGGCCAAGTCCAGTTTGCCAAACTTCTCTCTGGCCAGAGACACCGCCGCCTGCACCTCTGACTCTGATGTCACCTGTTCAGTTTACATCACAACAACCTCTTCATCCAAAGGAAAACACTTGAATGAAGCGCATGATAAGACAGTTCTCATCGCTGTGACTGGGAGAATGAGCGCATCGTGTTCTCACGTCTGCCGGAGCGAAGGCACAAGACTCTCCCAGAGTGGCGGCCAGTGTGTGTCCGTCAGAGGTGGGAAGGTCCAGGATCACAGCAGAGGCGCCGCTCCGAATCAGACGCTCAACAGTGGCGCGACCCAACCCCGACGCCCCACCGGTCACCAGACCCACCATGCCCTGTGTCATTCAGTAACACGAGAGACAGAAAACACAAGGAGGGAAACAGAGCAGTGACGTGAATCTGTGAGCAACACCAGGGATGAGCGGTAACTTACACGATATCCCGCCCACGATAACAATTCTGCATTCTACGATAAACTCGATAAACATGCGATgcaaatagttggatattggacggagctccgctccattattaggcttcactgatcgcagacacactctcacaggcagcgctaatgctacgtcccgggcatcagttagggaccatcaacaaattctaaagcctcaaagtatgagtgaaatcttcaataaagcaatggaaaacaaccattttaggagagagaatcgtgaaaaggtttttcatcacacaaaacaaaggactgacagtttgtatcatgatttggagaatagaatatgactacatgatcatttcttcacatgatttctcatatttcttcaatagcatctgggaaatgtgtccagactgctccatagttcaagtcaactgttcagagacatgagatacagcagacagacggctcaatttaacccctaaataaagctggcagagcagtctgtcagacaccagcggcttctaccagagacctgaaacattgagtttctcatctctacacttggttcactattctattgaaacataaacaaatcatgatgttggagacaaactccactaataagtgccatcataaaacagtttcaaaggAGTGTCCTGATAATTATCATTGTcgctgaaattacaacatttatcgcggTAACATTTCCCTGCCTGATCACACACCTGGGTTTATCTCCTTGATCAACCAACATACACTTGTTTTACCcccatttccatctgttttcccAGCACTTTACATTTGTGCCGACTGAATCGACTTTTAAACCAATTTCGACAGAATCTGCAGCAAATAAGCAGCAAATGAAAcctgagcttttttttccacttgagTTGAGGTGACAACTATTTTATATTTGAACAAGTGAATAATCGTCTCGTACAGTCTTAATGACTGTCAGAGCATATCCTTTCATCCCAAAAGCAAAGGTGACATAGATTACAGACAGCACGAGCCTTACAGATGGTGCTGTGACAGCAACACTTCCATCCATGTTTGTCCACTTCATGCCTCAGAAAGATGAAAAGGTTTGGGATGAAAAGAGCACCTCAATAACAAGGTTGATCGATAGATTTGAGTTGATCATTTCAGTCAGACAGAGGCCTGAACGTTCAGGGTTCAGTcggtcaaaaacaaagacatgttTGACAGGTAAACTGAGAAGCAcgagtttaaaaacaaacaaaaaaagaattgaTGAACCAGCCAGAGACTGCAGCATATGCAGCACTGGGTTCCTCATACAGCGGTGAACACATTTCACACAATATTATCATGAacaatgttttatatatatatatatatatatataaaacaacatcaaacaaagtagaacccccccccccaaaaaaaaaaaaaacccaaataaatCGTCACATCATATGTTCATAAACGTAATGCTTCAAGCTTCTTCCAATTCTTCTAAATCCAATTGCTGACAGTATTTTTGCAGGGACACATGGAGGAGAGCGGTCCGTCAGTCGGCGACAAATCACACTGCCGACTCCAAAATGACGCAGTCACAGGCGTACGCGCGACACGGTTACTACACTTTTACttttggtcaaaaaaaaaaccaaacaaactcaACATTTAAATTgttgccaaaaacaaacaaacacccaTTCTCACCTTCAGAGACCGAATATTCGCCATGTTGGAGCAGGGACGTGTGACGTCACCGCACACAGATCCTTTATATCAAAACAGGAGGGACGACTCTGGGGTCCAAAGCTCAATTTAATATAGTTTTTAAAACGGCGCATCAAGTCGATCCATGCATATACAACAAGAAAGAAAGTAATATCAGCAGTAGTATTGAATTAGGCGTGGACTAATCTGCTCgggattatttttttgtttcaggcaAACGTTAAATCTCAAAATCATGCTCATAACTGGGACGAGTGAG
This portion of the Synchiropus splendidus isolate RoL2022-P1 chromosome 18, RoL_Sspl_1.0, whole genome shotgun sequence genome encodes:
- the LOC128749411 gene encoding uncharacterized protein LOC128749411 isoform X2 → MTVLRVVLFLLTMSGRSSASLDRSIIFAAVQGPVTGSVPILNATEGTGSESGSGDEYVYTDDGDDDGYDDDDGGEEDDSSYGPIRILGLTLVAIASVVLCSTLLTGLFLSLVFFWRHQLGLVEAFRDFTVMNIELVSPQISDQQHDRLHFSHVY
- the LOC128749411 gene encoding uncharacterized protein LOC128749411 isoform X1 — translated: MTVLRVVLFLLTMSGRSSASLDRSIIFAAVQGPVTGSVPILNATEGTGSESGSGDEYVYTDDGDDDGYDDDDGGEEDDSSYGPIRILGLTLVAIASVVLCSTLLTGLFLSLVFFWRHQLGLVEAFRDFTVMNIEVKSNCRSTINAKNSTHGLGDMVAPMLRNEYQFRILYVYIRWYLGSRPQTAIRQAICSKSEWIFPITMNGKRNNAFQALKQAFVGVNVECLLQVRCSSMCVAAACGRGCRVSDVSLQK
- the LOC128749411 gene encoding uncharacterized protein LOC128749411 isoform X3; protein product: MTVLRVVLFLLTMSGRSSASLDRSIIFAAVQGPVTGSVPILNATEGTGSESGSGDEYVYTDDGDDDGYDDDDGGEEDDSSYGPIRILGLTLVAIASVVLCSTLLTGLFLSLVFFWRHQLGLVEAFRDFTVMNIEISDQQHDRLHFSHVY
- the hsd17b10 gene encoding 3-hydroxyacyl-CoA dehydrogenase type-2 isoform X1 → MANIRSLKGMVGLVTGGASGLGRATVERLIRSGASAVILDLPTSDGHTLAATLGESCAFAPADVTSESEVQAAVSLAREKFGKLDLAVNCAGIAVAAKTYNFKKDVPHNLEDFQRVINVNIAGTFNVIRLAVGEMGKNEPDADGHRGCIINTASVAAFDGQVGQAAYSASKGGIVCMTLPIARDLAPMGIRVVTIAPGLFSTPLLASLPEKVQTFLARQVPFPSRLGDPAEFAHMVTSLAENPMINGEVIRLDGAIRMMP
- the hsd17b10 gene encoding 3-hydroxyacyl-CoA dehydrogenase type-2 isoform X2 encodes the protein MAKKTGMVGLVTGGASGLGRATVERLIRSGASAVILDLPTSDGHTLAATLGESCAFAPADVTSESEVQAAVSLAREKFGKLDLAVNCAGIAVAAKTYNFKKDVPHNLEDFQRVINVNIAGTFNVIRLAVGEMGKNEPDADGHRGCIINTASVAAFDGQVGQAAYSASKGGIVCMTLPIARDLAPMGIRVVTIAPGLFSTPLLASLPEKVQTFLARQVPFPSRLGDPAEFAHMVTSLAENPMINGEVIRLDGAIRMMP